The Ferviditalea candida genome includes the window GACATCTATAGGTCATTCAATACTTACATCAGATTTTACAATCGGACATTTGTTTTTTTACATGGGGTTTATTTGTATGCAAAAAAGATAGAAGGACTTTCAAGGGTTGCTGATAGGTAGACAGAATCGGGGAAATGGCAAGGCTCATAGCAATGCTTCTATGTTGTGTATAAATCCTTTATAAAAGAAGTTGAAAATTTTCTTTAATGGTATTGCGCACATTGGCAACATGGCGCTTCATCTTTTCTTCCGCACTCGAAATATCCCGCGTTTTCAAAGCATGGTAGATGGCCTGATGTTCCTGCAGGGATTTTTCGCTCCTTCCGGGTATTAGAATAGTGCGAAAATGATATCGAATCAGCTGTGTTTTGATCACATTCACCATCTTCACGGCCTGACTATTTTTTGCAAGTTTATATATCATATTGTGAAACTCGTTATTCTTTTTGGAATAATCATCGTATTTGTTTTCATGCAAATAATTTCCCATTTGGAGCATGATTTGTTCCATGTTTTGCAAATCTTCCTCCGTAAAGTTCGGAGCTGCCGAACGGATAATTAAGCCCTCCAGCACTTCCCTTATTTCGAGATAGTTTTCCACTTCCTCCAAGCTGAACGATTTGATCGTTGCCCCTTTGTTACTTTCGATTTTTACCAAATTTTCCTGCTCTAATTTCAGCAAAGCGGTTTTGACTGTATTTCGGCTGACGCCGATCAAATCCGAAAGCTGAGTCTCCACCAGCTTTTGGGAAGGTTTATATGTGCCGTCCAGAATTCCTTGCTTAATAAAACGGTATGCATATTCCAATTGGCTGCTCATCCGAAATATCTCCTTTTTGACGCTGATCAGTTAGGATGCCGACAATCTTCCCGACATATATGCCGCGCAATTTATATATATCCTAAATCATGAGTTCGTTTATGTCAACAAAGCCAATCTTTAATCCGTGTCTTCGTACCATGGATTCAAATGCACCAATACTTCTTTTACATCAGTATGCCGCTTCATGATCGATTGTTTAATCTGCCGGGCAATATCGTGTCCTTCCTGAACGCTGAGTTCCGCGGGGATACCAACCCTTACATCAATAATAATGTAATGCCCGTGTTCTCTTGCGCGAATTCGATCAATGCGCTTCACTTGCGGTACCGATTGAATCAGGCTTATAAAGTCGTTTATTTTTTCCGCATCTACATTCTTTTCCATCAAAACATCCGCTGATGTTTTCCCCATATGATATGCCAGCTTCAAAACAAAATATGCGACAACGATTCCCGCTATGGGATCTCCGTAAGAGAGCAAGGCAATCTGATAATAATTCCCAATCATGGCCAAACCGATACCAACGACCGCCGCAATGGAAGCATAAACATCGGCAAGATGATCATATGCTGTGGCGATCAAACCGTTGCTTTTCGTCTTTTTTCCGATCGACATGGTAAAAACGAAAAGCGCTTGTTTTAAAATCAAAGAAAACACAGCGGCAATCAAGGCAAGAACGGTAGCTTTATGCGGCGGCTCAAAGAGAACCATTACAGAATGGTACGCCATATAGATTGCAGCCAACGCCAAAATAATGGCAACAATACCCGCACCGATCACTTCCGCTTTTCCGTGCCCGTAAGGGTGGTCTTCATCGGGAGGTTGTTTGGATACGCGCATGGAACTTAGTGCCGCTCCGGTTGCAACCACATCCCCTGCATTATGAACACCGTCGGCAATCAATACCGGACTGTTGAATAAGAAACCGACAATAAATTTTATGGCGGTTAAAACTATGTTGCTGATTAAACTGATCCAAATGGCAAAAGCGGATTGTTTGTTTTCCTTGCTCATGGCTTCTTCCTCCTGTCATTAGTATTGCCAAAAGCATACAAAAACCCTTGACCTATTCGGTCAAGGGACGATCATTTCTATATATATTTATAAAAACATGCCCAGATTCATTACACTCAAGACGGCTTGATCCGGATAAATGGTTCGCGAAGCGATTTTCCATTCTCCATTTTCTTTTCTCAGCACATCTTCGCGTTCTCCAAACAGTTGTTCCGTTTCAATGTCCGAAGCCCTGCTCCTTTTGAACAA containing:
- a CDS encoding cation diffusion facilitator family transporter, whose translation is MSKENKQSAFAIWISLISNIVLTAIKFIVGFLFNSPVLIADGVHNAGDVVATGAALSSMRVSKQPPDEDHPYGHGKAEVIGAGIVAIILALAAIYMAYHSVMVLFEPPHKATVLALIAAVFSLILKQALFVFTMSIGKKTKSNGLIATAYDHLADVYASIAAVVGIGLAMIGNYYQIALLSYGDPIAGIVVAYFVLKLAYHMGKTSADVLMEKNVDAEKINDFISLIQSVPQVKRIDRIRAREHGHYIIIDVRVGIPAELSVQEGHDIARQIKQSIMKRHTDVKEVLVHLNPWYEDTD
- a CDS encoding GntR family transcriptional regulator, with the translated sequence MSSQLEYAYRFIKQGILDGTYKPSQKLVETQLSDLIGVSRNTVKTALLKLEQENLVKIESNKGATIKSFSLEEVENYLEIREVLEGLIIRSAAPNFTEEDLQNMEQIMLQMGNYLHENKYDDYSKKNNEFHNMIYKLAKNSQAVKMVNVIKTQLIRYHFRTILIPGRSEKSLQEHQAIYHALKTRDISSAEEKMKRHVANVRNTIKENFQLLL